Proteins encoded in a region of the Fimbriimonadaceae bacterium genome:
- a CDS encoding gamma carbonic anhydrase family protein: MIRTFQGITPTIPSSCFIEDTAVIIGDVVMGEECSAWFHAVIRGDVNYIRIGNRTNVQDLCMLHVTHDTHPLIIGDDVTIGHHVVLHGCTVQNRVLVGMGAIIMDGAVIGEDSVVGAGALVTEGTIVPPKSLILGSPAKVKRPVTEQELAWIRESAQNYIRYSRQYLSGPDKPRPGFWV; encoded by the coding sequence ATGATTCGAACCTTTCAGGGCATCACGCCAACTATTCCCTCCTCCTGTTTTATCGAAGACACCGCCGTCATCATCGGCGACGTCGTGATGGGCGAAGAGTGCAGTGCCTGGTTTCACGCCGTCATTCGAGGCGATGTGAACTACATCCGTATCGGAAACCGGACCAACGTCCAGGACCTCTGCATGTTGCACGTCACGCACGACACCCACCCGCTCATCATCGGCGATGATGTGACGATCGGCCACCACGTGGTGCTGCACGGCTGCACCGTTCAGAACCGGGTCCTGGTCGGCATGGGTGCCATCATCATGGACGGCGCCGTGATCGGGGAAGACTCCGTCGTCGGCGCAGGAGCGTTGGTCACAGAAGGCACCATCGTTCCCCCGAAGAGTCTGATCCTGGGATCGCCAGCCAAGGTCAAACGCCCGGTGACCGAGCAGGAACTCGCATGGATCAGGGAATCGGCCCAGAACTATATTCGATATTCCCGTCAGTACCTCTCCGGACCGGATAAACCACGCCCGGGCTTTTGGGTCTAA
- the rimO gene encoding 30S ribosomal protein S12 methylthiotransferase RimO, producing MASSLITPSRTKRTKPTIGFVNLGCSKNQVDSEVMLGTLVAGGFQLTGDARAAEVVIINTCGFIEEAKQESINSIIEHGRLKKSGSCRVLIAAGCLAQRYQGELLKELPELDGVVGTGEFGRIAEICRSLLAPKARQQRVWLGQPPYLYDAETPRIRLGTPHSAYLKIAEGCNRNCAFCAIPIMRGKQRSRPIDSIVAEAKRLGQEGVKELNLISQDTINYGVDIGLKQGLTALLRELITVDDVRWIRPFYLYPQQVTDELLELYAGAPRITKYLDMPLQHISDRMLKRMHRLGDRKHITKLVERIRTKIPGVFFRTAFIVGFPGETDEHFEELKQFILDMEFDRVAVFLYSDEEGTSAVDLDHKVEQAVMEERRNELLALQESISESKNREYLGRTIEVLIDGKSEESDRLLEARHEGLAPEIDGVVYCERGVGKPGDFVSVTVTDVAGYDLIGQPASGVEARATSSASPTLLMPKKSGAGYR from the coding sequence ATGGCTTCATCATTGATTACTCCATCACGTACGAAACGCACGAAACCCACCATCGGTTTTGTGAACCTGGGTTGTTCCAAGAACCAAGTCGATTCCGAGGTCATGCTCGGCACGCTGGTGGCCGGCGGGTTTCAACTGACCGGCGATGCCCGTGCTGCCGAAGTCGTGATCATCAATACCTGCGGCTTTATCGAAGAGGCCAAACAGGAGTCCATCAACAGCATCATCGAACACGGGCGCCTCAAAAAGTCAGGCTCCTGTCGGGTATTGATCGCCGCCGGGTGTCTGGCGCAGCGGTACCAGGGCGAACTTCTTAAGGAACTCCCTGAATTGGATGGGGTGGTCGGTACGGGCGAGTTCGGTCGCATCGCCGAAATTTGTCGCAGCCTCCTGGCTCCCAAAGCTCGTCAACAACGTGTCTGGCTCGGCCAGCCACCCTACTTGTACGATGCCGAGACGCCGCGCATCCGGCTGGGGACGCCCCACAGCGCCTACCTCAAAATTGCCGAAGGCTGTAACCGCAACTGTGCGTTCTGCGCCATTCCGATCATGAGGGGCAAGCAGCGAAGCCGCCCGATCGACTCGATCGTGGCAGAGGCGAAGCGGTTGGGGCAGGAAGGCGTGAAGGAACTCAACCTGATTTCGCAGGACACGATCAACTACGGCGTGGACATCGGGTTGAAGCAAGGCCTCACGGCGCTCCTGCGCGAATTGATCACGGTCGATGACGTACGGTGGATCAGACCCTTCTATTTGTACCCCCAGCAGGTCACGGACGAGCTGTTGGAGCTGTATGCCGGAGCGCCGCGTATCACGAAGTATCTCGACATGCCGTTGCAACATATCAGCGACCGCATGCTGAAGCGCATGCATCGGTTGGGTGATCGCAAACACATCACCAAGCTGGTTGAACGGATCCGCACGAAGATCCCCGGTGTGTTTTTTCGTACGGCGTTCATCGTCGGATTTCCCGGCGAGACCGATGAGCACTTTGAAGAATTGAAGCAGTTCATCCTCGACATGGAGTTCGATCGCGTCGCGGTCTTCCTGTATTCAGACGAAGAGGGAACGTCGGCGGTCGATCTCGATCACAAAGTCGAACAGGCGGTGATGGAGGAGCGGCGCAACGAATTGCTGGCGCTGCAGGAATCGATTTCAGAGTCCAAGAACCGCGAGTATCTCGGGCGTACGATCGAGGTGCTGATTGATGGAAAGTCTGAAGAATCAGATCGACTGCTTGAGGCCAGGCATGAGGGGTTGGCGCCGGAAATCGACGGGGTGGTGTATTGTGAACGCGGCGTCGGGAAGCCAGGCGACTTTGTGTCGGTAACGGTGACGGACGTGGCCGGGTACGATCTCATCGGGCAACCAGCCTCTGGGGTCGAGGCGCGGGCAACCTCCAGCGCGTCCCCGACCCTACTGATGCCCAAAAAGAGCGGGGCAGGCTACCGGTAG